One genomic segment of Kiritimatiella glycovorans includes these proteins:
- the rpoB gene encoding DNA-directed RNA polymerase subunit beta has translation MAQRTNYGKLTDAIEAPDLIEIQLKSYRDFLQDEKAPSKREDKGLQAVLKESFPVESYDGQISLDFVRYDIETPQLADLEALRAGETYAAPLYVTFRLKEGGEEREDTLYMGEIPLMTRRGSFVINGAERIIVSQLHRSPGICFESTRHQNGSILHSFRIIPDRGSWIEVQFDAHDSLHIYLDRKRRRRKFLISTFLRALGYGTDEELIGLYYEVKPLSLKKSYSEEDLECLALKEDIIDADEQSIIGRRFEYITPDILERMRVAGYSSVDAVDVSWDNGLYLRTLEQDQTRSTDEALKELYQKLRPGDPPTAASARQLLKRLFFDESRFNLSKVGRYKMQQKLGLEKKSLALENEDIVEGVRYLIKVRLGEGTLDDIDHLGSRRVRTVGELLEAQCRVGLARIQRLVKERMTIFDATVETLTPQRLINPKALSAVVKDFFGRGQLSQFMDQTNPLSELTHKRRLSALGPGGLNRERAGFEVRDVHSSHYGRICPIETPEGPNIGLISSLSMFARVNDYGFIETPYRQVSGGRVTGKVEWLAGDREENYIIAQANAPLDDAGRFTSDTVMARYRGEFMMADAETVQYMDVSPKQVVSVAANLIPFLEHDDANRALMGSNMQRQAVPLLKTERPLVGTGSEGRMARDTRVLCIAEKAGTVAYASADKIIVTADGSMPKKSTPKNDVQEYGLIKFMRSNAGSCMIQKPIVKAGDKIKAGDVLADGASTDEGEMALGRNVLCAFMPWCGYNFEDAILISEKLVREDVYTSIHIQEFECGARDTKLGPEEITRDIPNVGEEALSHLTHDGIVRVGTEVHPGDILVGKITPKSETELAPEERLLRAIFGEKAADVRDTSLRVPSGTEGIVMDVRVSSKSQIKAQEEESEDTAHQKRQIEEQHRKKAQEISESLTEALSNILLGEKIPLDVVDMSTGDVIIPANRKITKTLLRKLATNYDNIEIDQSPIRIKLMEIIDQYRDKFAEARSEMDREMERVGSGEEMDAGIIKQVKVYIAEKRKLSVGDKMAGRHGNKGVISRIVAEEDMPFLPDGTPVEIVLNPLGVPSRMNVGQVLETHLGWACKQLGFHATTPIFDGISEESIHELLNEAEEAAGEEKTVGGDGKAVLYDGRTGDPFAQRVVVGYIYMLKLHHLVSEKIHARAVGPYSLVTQQPLGGKAQYGGQRFGEMEVWALEAYGAAHALQEILTVKSDDISGRTRIYESIVKGENVLQAGRPESFNVLIREMQGLGLDVEVENDTAAAE, from the coding sequence ATGGCGCAGCGCACGAATTACGGCAAACTCACCGACGCAATCGAGGCTCCCGATCTGATCGAGATCCAGCTCAAGTCGTACCGCGACTTTCTCCAGGACGAGAAGGCGCCGTCGAAACGCGAGGATAAAGGCCTCCAGGCGGTGCTCAAGGAATCCTTTCCCGTGGAGAGCTACGACGGGCAGATCTCACTCGATTTCGTTCGCTACGACATCGAGACGCCGCAGCTCGCCGACCTAGAAGCGCTGCGTGCGGGTGAAACCTACGCGGCCCCGCTCTACGTCACCTTCCGGCTGAAAGAGGGCGGGGAAGAGCGCGAGGACACGCTCTACATGGGCGAGATCCCGCTGATGACCAGGCGCGGGAGCTTTGTGATCAACGGCGCGGAACGGATCATCGTGAGCCAGCTGCACCGCTCGCCCGGGATCTGTTTCGAGAGTACCCGGCATCAGAACGGCTCGATCCTTCACTCGTTCCGCATTATTCCGGACCGCGGGTCCTGGATCGAAGTCCAGTTTGACGCGCACGACAGCCTGCACATCTATCTCGACCGGAAGCGCCGGCGCAGGAAGTTCCTGATCTCGACCTTCCTCCGCGCGCTCGGCTACGGCACCGACGAGGAACTGATCGGCCTGTACTACGAGGTCAAGCCGCTCTCGCTCAAAAAGAGCTACTCCGAAGAGGATCTCGAGTGCCTGGCGCTGAAAGAGGACATCATCGACGCCGACGAGCAGTCGATCATCGGGCGCCGCTTCGAGTACATCACCCCGGATATCCTCGAACGCATGCGCGTGGCGGGCTACAGCTCCGTCGACGCCGTCGACGTCTCCTGGGACAACGGCCTGTATTTGCGCACCCTCGAGCAGGACCAGACCCGGTCCACCGACGAAGCGCTCAAGGAACTCTACCAGAAGCTCCGGCCCGGCGATCCGCCCACGGCCGCCAGCGCGCGTCAGCTCCTCAAGCGCCTCTTCTTCGATGAGAGCCGGTTCAACCTCAGCAAGGTCGGCCGCTACAAGATGCAGCAGAAGCTGGGCCTGGAGAAGAAGAGCCTCGCGCTGGAAAATGAGGATATCGTCGAAGGCGTACGCTACCTGATCAAAGTGCGCCTGGGCGAAGGGACCCTCGACGATATCGACCACCTCGGCAGCCGCCGGGTGAGGACGGTGGGCGAACTGCTCGAGGCCCAGTGCCGCGTCGGCCTCGCCCGCATCCAGCGCCTGGTCAAAGAGCGCATGACGATTTTCGACGCGACGGTGGAAACGCTGACCCCCCAGCGCCTGATCAACCCGAAGGCCCTCTCCGCGGTGGTCAAGGATTTCTTCGGCCGCGGGCAGCTCAGTCAGTTTATGGACCAGACCAATCCGCTCTCCGAACTGACCCATAAACGCCGCCTCAGCGCCCTCGGACCGGGGGGACTGAACCGCGAACGGGCCGGGTTCGAGGTCCGCGACGTCCACAGCAGCCACTACGGAAGGATCTGCCCGATCGAGACGCCGGAGGGACCGAACATCGGCCTGATCTCGTCGCTGAGCATGTTCGCCCGCGTCAACGATTACGGGTTCATCGAAACCCCCTACCGGCAGGTCTCCGGCGGACGCGTGACCGGGAAGGTCGAATGGCTCGCCGGCGACCGCGAAGAGAACTACATCATCGCGCAGGCCAATGCGCCGCTCGACGATGCCGGCCGCTTCACCTCCGATACCGTCATGGCCCGCTACCGCGGGGAATTCATGATGGCCGACGCGGAGACGGTCCAGTACATGGACGTCTCGCCCAAACAGGTCGTCTCGGTCGCGGCGAACCTGATCCCGTTTCTCGAGCACGACGACGCCAACCGCGCGCTGATGGGCTCGAACATGCAGCGCCAGGCCGTGCCGCTGCTCAAGACCGAGCGCCCCCTCGTGGGCACGGGATCGGAAGGCCGCATGGCGCGCGACACCCGCGTGCTCTGCATTGCCGAAAAGGCCGGGACCGTCGCGTACGCCTCGGCGGACAAAATAATTGTGACCGCCGACGGTTCGATGCCGAAGAAGAGCACGCCCAAGAATGATGTGCAGGAGTACGGGCTGATCAAGTTTATGCGCTCCAACGCGGGAAGCTGCATGATCCAGAAGCCCATCGTAAAGGCCGGCGACAAAATCAAAGCCGGCGATGTGCTCGCCGACGGCGCCTCGACCGACGAGGGCGAGATGGCCCTCGGACGCAACGTGCTCTGTGCGTTCATGCCCTGGTGCGGCTACAACTTCGAGGACGCGATCCTGATCAGCGAAAAACTGGTCCGTGAGGATGTGTACACCTCGATCCACATCCAGGAGTTCGAATGCGGCGCCCGCGATACGAAGCTGGGGCCCGAGGAGATCACGCGCGATATCCCCAACGTGGGCGAAGAGGCGTTGAGTCACCTGACCCACGACGGCATCGTGCGCGTGGGCACCGAAGTGCATCCCGGCGATATCCTCGTCGGCAAGATCACGCCCAAAAGCGAAACCGAACTCGCCCCCGAGGAGCGGCTGCTGCGGGCGATCTTCGGCGAGAAGGCCGCCGACGTGCGCGACACCTCGCTCCGCGTCCCGAGCGGTACCGAGGGGATCGTCATGGATGTGCGGGTCTCCTCCAAGAGCCAGATCAAGGCGCAGGAGGAAGAGAGCGAAGATACCGCTCACCAGAAACGTCAGATCGAGGAACAGCACCGCAAAAAGGCGCAGGAGATCAGCGAGAGCCTGACCGAGGCGCTGAGCAATATCCTGCTCGGCGAGAAGATCCCGCTCGACGTGGTCGATATGAGCACCGGGGACGTCATCATCCCCGCGAACCGTAAAATCACCAAGACGCTTCTGCGCAAGCTGGCCACCAACTACGACAACATCGAGATCGACCAGAGCCCGATCCGGATCAAGCTCATGGAGATCATCGACCAGTACCGCGACAAGTTCGCCGAAGCCCGGTCCGAAATGGACCGCGAGATGGAGCGCGTCGGCAGCGGCGAAGAGATGGACGCGGGCATTATCAAACAGGTCAAGGTCTACATCGCCGAGAAGCGCAAGCTTTCGGTGGGCGACAAGATGGCGGGCCGCCACGGGAATAAGGGCGTCATCTCGCGGATCGTCGCCGAAGAGGATATGCCCTTCCTCCCCGACGGAACCCCCGTGGAGATCGTGCTCAACCCGCTGGGTGTGCCGTCGCGCATGAATGTCGGGCAGGTTCTCGAGACCCACCTCGGCTGGGCGTGCAAGCAGCTCGGGTTCCACGCCACGACCCCGATCTTCGACGGGATCAGCGAGGAGTCCATTCACGAACTGCTCAATGAGGCCGAGGAGGCCGCGGGCGAGGAAAAGACCGTCGGCGGCGACGGCAAGGCGGTGCTCTACGACGGCCGCACGGGCGATCCCTTCGCCCAGCGTGTCGTGGTCGGCTACATCTATATGCTGAAGCTCCACCACCTCGTGAGCGAGAAGATCCACGCGCGGGCCGTCGGCCCGTACTCGCTGGTCACCCAGCAGCCGCTGGGCGGAAAGGCGCAGTACGGCGGACAGCGCTTCGGCGAAATGGAGGTGTGGGCGCTCGAGGCCTACGGGGCGGCCCACGCCCTGCAGGAGATCCTGACGGTCAAGAGCGACGACATCTCCGGCCGCACGAGGATCTATGAGTCGATCGTGAAGGGCGAAAACGTGCTTCAGGCGGGCCGCCCCGAATCGTTCAACGTCCTTATACGCGAGATGCAGGGTCTCGGTCTGGATGTCGAAGTGGAAAACGACACCGCGGCCGCCGAGTGA
- the rpoC gene encoding DNA-directed RNA polymerase subunit beta', which produces MTVDNRSAEDILGFDVQGAHESVRIRLASPEKMRSWSSGEVKNPETINYRTFKPEKSGLFCERIFGPTKDWECSCGKYKRIKHKGVVCDRCGVEVTVSRVRRERMGHIDLAVPVSHIWFFKTAPSRMGLVMDMTARDLERVIYFENYIVTDPGNTPLEEKQLLNEMEYREALEQYGDGSFQAGMGAEAVRDLMRKIDIEQRIEELEEAISRTRSKQTRKKLVKQMKVFNGLLDSGARPEWIILEVLPVIPPDLRPLVPLEGGRFATSDLNDLYRRVINRNNRLKNLMALKTPEVIIRNEKRMLQQSVDALLDNGRHGRTVNGSGNRPLKSLSDMLRGKQGRFRQNLLGKRVDYSGRSVIVVGPELKLNQCGLPKKMALVLFEPFIIRHLKERGLVHTVRSAKKMIEREEDVVWDILDQVTQGHTVMLNRAPTLHRLSIQSFEPILIEGEAIQLHPLVCGAYNADFDGDQMAVHVPLSIEAQVESRALMLAPNNIFSPSSGKPIATPSQDIALGCYFLTSESQARRMHREGGAGGEHEHLPIFNDLHEVHAAFDENAVKIWSRIRFRNPDRGMETIYGDSAAAVITTTVGRVFFNEIWPEGLGFVNRMVTKKDLGKLIWQCYQTAGHTRTVEVLDALKNLGFHYATVAGASIGLDDMIIPPAKQNIIDDAFAQVRQVTAQHRKGLITEGERYNKIVDIWTHANEEITRVMFEAIEANDEREDLNPVFMMVDSGARGSRQQIRQLAGMRGLMAKPSGEIIEQPILSNFREGLTVLEYFVSTHGARKGLADTALKTADSGYLTRKLVDVSHDIIITEEDCNTLNGIEVRAISEGDDELVSLAQRITGRSAQEDIVDPRTDEVIVPAGAEIDEVLAAKVENAGIETVGIRSALTCEARRGICARCYGRNLATGLPVRLGDPVGIIAAQSIGEPGTQLTMRTFHIGGTASSVFKHPRITAKKSGTLRYENLRCVQIAEGHIVLNKNGAVRIVDENDRELERYSTVIGAVISVEDGGTVEAGKTFVEWDPYSVPVISEHSGVVAFEDFIEGITVRRGRDESTGVEGMVLMEHKEDLHPRIVIRDPDTGDPRGYYPGPAGAHVMVEEGQKVEAGTSLAKTPRKATRTKDITGGLPRVAELFEARTPKDSAEIAKIDGVVELGGMVRGRRQLMVKDRSTGAEEEHLIPIGKHIIVYPGDFVHKGQQLTEGPIVPQEILDVCGPQELQEYLVNEVQSVYQLQGVEINDKHIEVIVRQMLRKVRITEPGDTEFLWGEQVERTRFQEVNQSAMAEGKRPAEATPVLLGITKASLETESFISAASFQETTRVLTEAATLGREDGLRGFKENVIMGNLIPAGTGFPMYRNIRLAKLGEELSAEEAVGEHLLAEKPEEF; this is translated from the coding sequence ATCACCGTGGATAACCGAAGCGCGGAAGACATTCTGGGATTCGATGTACAGGGCGCCCACGAGAGCGTGCGTATAAGGCTGGCCTCTCCGGAGAAAATGCGCTCCTGGAGTTCCGGCGAGGTCAAGAATCCGGAGACGATCAATTACCGGACCTTCAAGCCGGAGAAGAGCGGGCTGTTCTGTGAGCGCATCTTCGGCCCGACCAAGGACTGGGAGTGCAGCTGCGGGAAGTATAAGCGCATCAAGCACAAGGGCGTGGTCTGCGACCGCTGCGGCGTCGAGGTAACGGTCTCCCGCGTGCGGCGCGAGCGCATGGGCCATATCGACCTAGCCGTGCCCGTCTCGCATATCTGGTTCTTCAAGACCGCCCCCAGCCGCATGGGCCTGGTCATGGACATGACGGCGCGCGACCTGGAGCGCGTGATCTACTTCGAAAACTATATCGTCACCGATCCGGGCAATACCCCGCTCGAAGAGAAGCAGCTGCTCAACGAGATGGAATACCGCGAGGCCCTCGAACAGTACGGCGACGGCTCGTTCCAGGCGGGCATGGGCGCGGAAGCGGTGCGCGACCTCATGCGCAAGATCGATATCGAACAGAGGATCGAGGAACTCGAAGAGGCGATAAGCCGTACCCGCAGCAAGCAGACCCGCAAGAAGCTCGTCAAGCAGATGAAGGTCTTCAACGGGCTGCTCGACAGCGGGGCGCGCCCGGAGTGGATCATCCTCGAGGTCCTTCCCGTCATCCCCCCGGACCTCCGCCCGCTGGTGCCCCTCGAGGGCGGGCGCTTCGCCACCTCGGATCTGAACGATCTCTACCGCCGGGTGATCAACCGCAACAACCGCCTGAAGAACCTTATGGCGCTCAAGACGCCCGAGGTGATCATCCGCAACGAGAAGCGGATGCTGCAGCAGTCGGTCGACGCGCTGCTCGACAACGGGCGCCACGGGCGCACGGTGAACGGGTCGGGCAACCGTCCGCTGAAATCGCTCAGCGACATGCTGCGCGGGAAGCAGGGACGGTTCCGCCAGAACCTGCTCGGCAAGCGCGTGGACTACTCCGGCCGCTCCGTGATCGTGGTCGGGCCGGAACTCAAACTCAATCAGTGCGGCCTGCCCAAAAAGATGGCCCTGGTGCTCTTCGAGCCCTTCATCATCCGCCACCTCAAAGAGCGCGGTCTCGTCCATACCGTGCGCAGCGCGAAGAAGATGATCGAGCGCGAGGAAGACGTGGTCTGGGATATCCTCGACCAGGTCACGCAGGGGCATACGGTCATGCTCAACCGCGCGCCCACGCTGCACCGGCTGAGTATCCAGTCGTTCGAGCCGATCCTGATCGAGGGCGAGGCCATCCAGCTGCACCCGCTCGTCTGCGGAGCCTACAACGCCGACTTCGACGGCGACCAGATGGCGGTTCACGTCCCGCTCTCGATCGAGGCCCAGGTCGAGTCGCGCGCGCTCATGCTGGCCCCCAATAATATCTTCTCGCCGTCGAGCGGCAAACCGATCGCGACGCCCAGCCAGGACATCGCACTCGGCTGCTATTTCCTGACCAGCGAGTCGCAGGCACGCCGTATGCACCGCGAGGGCGGCGCCGGCGGCGAGCACGAACACCTCCCCATCTTCAACGATCTGCACGAAGTGCACGCCGCCTTCGATGAAAACGCCGTGAAGATCTGGTCCCGGATCCGGTTCCGCAACCCGGACCGCGGGATGGAAACCATCTACGGAGACTCCGCCGCCGCCGTCATCACCACCACGGTGGGGCGCGTCTTCTTCAACGAAATCTGGCCCGAAGGACTCGGCTTCGTAAACCGGATGGTCACCAAGAAAGACCTCGGCAAACTGATCTGGCAGTGCTACCAGACCGCGGGCCACACCCGGACGGTGGAGGTGCTCGACGCCCTCAAAAACCTCGGCTTCCACTATGCGACCGTGGCGGGCGCCTCGATCGGTCTGGACGACATGATCATCCCGCCCGCTAAGCAGAACATCATCGACGACGCCTTCGCGCAGGTGCGCCAGGTGACGGCCCAGCACCGCAAGGGCCTGATCACCGAGGGCGAGCGGTACAATAAGATCGTCGATATCTGGACGCACGCCAACGAAGAGATCACGCGGGTCATGTTCGAGGCCATCGAGGCCAATGACGAGCGCGAGGACCTGAACCCCGTCTTCATGATGGTCGACTCCGGCGCGCGCGGAAGCCGCCAGCAGATCCGTCAGCTCGCGGGCATGCGCGGACTGATGGCGAAGCCCTCCGGCGAGATCATCGAACAGCCGATTCTCTCGAACTTCCGCGAAGGACTGACCGTGCTGGAGTATTTCGTAAGTACGCACGGCGCCCGCAAGGGCCTCGCCGATACGGCGCTCAAGACCGCCGACTCGGGGTACCTCACGCGGAAACTGGTCGACGTCTCCCACGACATCATCATCACCGAAGAGGACTGCAACACGCTGAACGGCATCGAAGTACGCGCCATCAGCGAAGGCGACGACGAACTCGTGTCGCTCGCACAGAGGATCACCGGCCGCTCGGCGCAGGAGGATATCGTGGACCCGCGCACCGACGAGGTGATCGTCCCGGCGGGCGCCGAGATCGACGAGGTGCTGGCGGCGAAGGTCGAGAATGCCGGCATCGAAACGGTCGGAATCCGCAGCGCCCTCACCTGCGAGGCGCGCCGCGGCATCTGCGCACGCTGCTACGGACGCAATCTCGCTACCGGCCTCCCCGTGAGGCTGGGCGATCCGGTCGGTATCATCGCCGCCCAGTCGATCGGAGAGCCGGGCACCCAGCTGACGATGCGGACCTTCCACATCGGCGGTACGGCCAGCTCCGTGTTCAAGCATCCGCGCATTACCGCCAAAAAGAGCGGAACGCTACGCTACGAGAACCTCCGCTGCGTGCAGATCGCCGAGGGCCATATCGTCCTCAACAAGAACGGCGCCGTCCGTATCGTGGACGAGAACGACCGCGAACTCGAACGGTACTCGACCGTGATCGGCGCCGTGATCTCCGTCGAGGACGGCGGGACGGTCGAGGCGGGCAAGACGTTCGTCGAGTGGGACCCCTACAGCGTTCCCGTCATTTCCGAGCACAGCGGTGTCGTGGCGTTCGAGGACTTTATCGAAGGGATCACCGTCCGGCGCGGACGCGATGAATCCACGGGTGTCGAGGGCATGGTGCTTATGGAGCACAAGGAGGATCTCCACCCGAGGATCGTGATCCGCGATCCCGACACCGGCGATCCGCGCGGATACTATCCCGGCCCCGCCGGCGCGCACGTCATGGTCGAAGAAGGCCAGAAAGTCGAGGCCGGCACCAGCCTGGCCAAGACGCCCCGCAAAGCCACGCGCACCAAGGACATCACCGGCGGTCTGCCGCGGGTGGCCGAACTCTTCGAGGCGCGCACGCCCAAAGACTCCGCCGAGATCGCCAAGATCGACGGCGTGGTCGAACTGGGCGGCATGGTTCGCGGGCGGCGTCAGCTCATGGTCAAAGACCGCAGCACGGGCGCGGAAGAGGAGCACCTCATCCCGATCGGCAAGCACATCATCGTCTACCCCGGCGATTTCGTGCACAAGGGCCAGCAGCTCACCGAAGGACCGATCGTGCCGCAGGAGATCCTCGACGTGTGCGGACCCCAGGAACTGCAGGAATACCTGGTCAACGAAGTCCAGTCCGTCTACCAGCTGCAGGGCGTCGAGATCAACGACAAGCACATCGAGGTCATCGTGCGGCAGATGCTCCGCAAGGTGCGCATCACCGAACCGGGCGACACCGAGTTCCTGTGGGGCGAGCAGGTGGAGCGAACGCGCTTCCAGGAGGTCAACCAGTCCGCCATGGCCGAAGGAAAGCGGCCGGCCGAAGCGACCCCCGTGCTGCTCGGGATCACCAAGGCCTCGCTCGAAACCGAGAGTTTCATCTCGGCGGCCTCGTTCCAGGAGACGACCCGCGTACTCACGGAGGCGGCCACGCTCGGACGCGAAGACGGCCTGCGCGGGTTCAAGGAGAACGTGATCATGGGGAACCTGATCCCCGCCGGGACGGGCTTCCCGATGTACCGCAATATCCGGCTGGCGAAACTCGGCGAGGAACTCTCGGCCGAAGAGGCGGTCGGAGAACACCTCCTGGCGGAAAAACCCGAGGAATTCTGA
- the rpsL gene encoding 30S ribosomal protein S12, which translates to MPTINQLVKKRRKAPTKKTKAPALRKCPQRRGVCLQVKTMTPKKPNSALRKIARVRLTNGFEVTAYIPGEGHNLQEHSMVLVRGGRVPDCPGVRYHVVRGSLDAQGVDGRKRGRSKYGAKQPRT; encoded by the coding sequence ATGCCGACGATTAATCAGCTCGTGAAAAAGCGGCGCAAGGCGCCGACGAAGAAGACGAAAGCGCCGGCGCTGCGCAAGTGCCCCCAGCGTCGCGGCGTCTGTCTTCAGGTGAAGACGATGACGCCCAAGAAGCCGAATTCGGCTCTGAGAAAGATCGCCCGTGTGCGGCTGACCAACGGGTTCGAAGTCACCGCCTACATTCCGGGCGAAGGGCATAATCTGCAGGAACACAGTATGGTGCTGGTGCGCGGCGGACGCGTGCCGGATTGTCCGGGGGTCCGCTACCACGTGGTGCGCGGATCACTGGATGCGCAGGGTGTGGACGGGCGCAAGCGCGGCCGCTCGAAATACGGGGCCAAACAGCCCAGGACCTGA
- the rpsG gene encoding 30S ribosomal protein S7 — MARRRRAERRDVAGDPRYHSTLVANFINKVMSRGKKNTAARIVYGAMDELGRQTGEEPLEVFEQAIDNIKPRLEVKSRRVGGATYQVPMEVKPARQVALALRWLIQYATGRRGIPVQRALANELLDAYRNQGAAVKKRDDTHKMAQANKAFAHYRW; from the coding sequence ATGGCCAGAAGGCGAAGAGCAGAACGACGGGACGTGGCCGGGGATCCCCGGTACCACAGCACGCTGGTGGCGAACTTTATCAATAAAGTGATGAGCCGCGGCAAGAAGAACACGGCCGCGCGTATTGTGTACGGCGCCATGGACGAACTCGGCCGGCAGACGGGCGAGGAACCCCTGGAGGTGTTCGAACAGGCCATCGACAACATCAAGCCGCGGCTCGAGGTGAAGTCGAGGCGCGTCGGCGGCGCGACCTATCAGGTCCCGATGGAAGTCAAGCCGGCCCGCCAGGTCGCACTGGCGCTGCGCTGGCTGATCCAGTACGCGACCGGCCGCCGCGGCATTCCGGTGCAGCGCGCGCTGGCGAACGAACTGCTCGACGCCTACCGCAACCAGGGCGCCGCGGTCAAGAAACGCGACGATACGCACAAGATGGCCCAGGCCAACAAGGCATTTGCCCATTATCGATGGTAA
- the fusA gene encoding elongation factor G: MAATKRTAEAKVSSKDEDPSRPYALGDVRNIGIVAHIDAGKTTTTERMLYYSGRVHKMGEVHEGSAAMDWMSQEQERGITITSAATTLFWQQAQINLIDTPGHVDFTVEVERSLRILDGAVGIFCAVSGVQPQSETVWRQARRYNVPFVAFINKMDRTGADFDGTVREIHERLAAPVVPVQMPWGAEDGFEGVIDLIRMQAVTFDAASLGRKVDFKSIPESLAAEAERRRAEMIERVAEKDEAVLETYLEDGRDVSAELLRAGIRRAVIRGEIVPVFCGTALRNRGVQPLLDGVVAYMPSPADVPPVEGRHPKSEETLTREAADGAALSALVFKIATDEYVGKVAFTRVYSGTLKKGKNVFNPRTGRRERIGRLLRVHANQREEVDTLYAGEIGAIVGPKEATTGDTLCAENDPIVLEQIVFPEPVVSMAVEPRTKADSDDLQDALRALAEEDPTFRVSVDPETGQTLISGMGELHLEVIRDRLLREFKVQAKVGRPSVAYRESVKSGGEAEEVFEREFGGRGHFARVRIRVSARGRGEGNQIGIEAPENEVPAAYHDALRSGLGDALSTGVLGNYPLVDTDVAVTGGAFHPVDSSDVAFRSAAIMALRRAAAEADPVLLEPIMALEIVTPEDHMGDVFGDLNGRRGQVWESRSRDDLQIIEAGVPLSEVFGYATHLRSLTKGRASYTMEPHSFAEVPPSLQEEILQR, encoded by the coding sequence GTGGCAGCAACCAAAAGGACGGCGGAGGCAAAGGTATCCTCGAAGGATGAGGATCCCTCGCGTCCGTACGCCCTCGGTGATGTCCGCAACATCGGGATCGTCGCGCACATCGACGCGGGTAAGACGACCACCACCGAGCGCATGCTCTACTACTCCGGACGAGTCCACAAGATGGGCGAGGTCCATGAGGGCAGCGCCGCCATGGACTGGATGAGTCAGGAACAGGAACGCGGGATCACCATCACCAGCGCCGCGACCACGCTCTTCTGGCAGCAGGCCCAGATCAACTTGATCGATACCCCCGGCCACGTCGATTTCACGGTGGAGGTCGAGCGCTCGCTGCGCATCCTCGACGGCGCCGTGGGCATCTTCTGCGCCGTGAGCGGCGTGCAGCCCCAGTCCGAGACCGTTTGGCGGCAGGCCCGCCGCTACAATGTCCCCTTTGTCGCGTTCATCAATAAGATGGACCGCACCGGCGCGGACTTCGACGGTACGGTGCGCGAGATCCACGAGCGCCTCGCCGCGCCGGTCGTCCCGGTCCAGATGCCCTGGGGTGCGGAAGACGGGTTCGAAGGTGTGATCGACCTGATCCGGATGCAGGCGGTCACCTTTGACGCGGCGTCGCTGGGCCGCAAAGTGGATTTCAAATCTATCCCCGAATCACTGGCCGCGGAGGCCGAACGCCGCCGCGCCGAAATGATCGAGCGGGTCGCCGAGAAGGACGAGGCGGTCCTGGAAACGTATCTTGAGGACGGACGCGACGTCTCCGCGGAATTGCTCCGGGCCGGCATCCGCCGCGCCGTGATCAGGGGCGAAATAGTTCCCGTCTTCTGCGGAACGGCCCTGCGCAATCGCGGCGTCCAGCCGCTGCTCGACGGCGTCGTGGCCTATATGCCCTCGCCCGCGGATGTGCCGCCCGTCGAGGGCCGGCACCCTAAATCGGAGGAGACGCTGACCCGCGAGGCCGCCGACGGGGCGGCGCTCAGTGCGCTCGTATTCAAGATCGCCACCGACGAGTACGTCGGCAAGGTCGCGTTTACGCGCGTCTACTCGGGCACCCTTAAAAAAGGCAAGAACGTCTTCAACCCCCGCACCGGCCGGCGCGAGCGGATCGGGCGGCTGCTGCGCGTCCACGCCAACCAGCGCGAAGAGGTCGATACGCTCTATGCAGGCGAAATCGGCGCGATCGTGGGGCCGAAGGAGGCGACCACCGGCGACACGCTCTGCGCGGAGAACGACCCGATCGTGCTCGAACAGATCGTATTCCCCGAACCGGTCGTCTCGATGGCCGTCGAACCGCGCACCAAGGCGGACAGCGACGACCTGCAGGACGCGCTTCGCGCGCTCGCGGAGGAGGACCCCACGTTCCGGGTCTCCGTGGACCCGGAGACCGGTCAGACGCTGATCAGCGGGATGGGCGAGCTTCATCTCGAAGTCATCCGCGACCGGCTGCTGCGGGAGTTCAAAGTGCAGGCCAAGGTCGGACGGCCCTCGGTCGCCTACCGCGAATCCGTTAAATCCGGCGGCGAGGCCGAAGAGGTCTTCGAACGCGAATTCGGAGGCCGCGGGCATTTTGCCCGTGTGCGTATCCGCGTGTCCGCACGGGGGAGGGGCGAAGGCAATCAAATCGGGATCGAGGCGCCGGAGAACGAAGTGCCCGCCGCGTATCACGACGCCCTGCGCAGCGGGCTGGGCGACGCGCTTTCGACGGGGGTGCTCGGCAACTACCCGCTGGTGGATACGGACGTCGCCGTCACCGGCGGTGCGTTCCACCCGGTGGATTCCTCCGACGTAGCGTTCCGGTCCGCGGCGATCATGGCCCTGCGGCGCGCCGCGGCCGAGGCGGACCCGGTGCTCCTCGAGCCGATCATGGCACTGGAGATCGTGACCCCGGAAGATCATATGGGTGATGTGTTCGGCGACCTGAACGGGCGCCGTGGACAGGTATGGGAAAGTCGATCGCGGGACGACCTGCAGATCATCGAGGCGGGCGTACCGCTCTCGGAGGTCTTCGGGTACGCCACGCATCTGCGGTCGTTGACCAAGGGACGGGCGAGTTACACGATGGAGCCTCACAGCTTTGCTGAAGTTCCCCCGTCGTTGCAGGAGGAGATTTTACAACGATGA